A single window of Colletes latitarsis isolate SP2378_abdomen chromosome 4, iyColLati1, whole genome shotgun sequence DNA harbors:
- the LOC143341400 gene encoding uncharacterized protein LOC143341400 isoform X5: MSSHIQKSCVGLEATLSDSKKKYGDKVNALLSAWEHVTNLIPGATPEATQALIEWVHNHTLKLVLRGEWPKLSPATKTHLSVTLQRCASHLVQHPAAPRCTALIALVHNPWARPALDSILNGQPDSEHEEEFCCSEKGELLTMRLEILCEGRCEDIAVNLAAACVRSLRRSDRLRSLSDSQHVHYMIDVYIVLLYKLKRMQDIFAQLKLMDLRDGLELVQRLSGERPTKYGTARVWKNSIKAAELVAQYLVTAGMVRPVPDTGANILEQILSSWALLHSKLKDVASPLSGIIRKLIEPAESAQHIYIFCAVLAKHFGDSIKPLVIELYIRALTTDMNELESQKAKSDKEKVRETAKRLSAQFLKLAVVVDSNIGIARECVLTAFSLHPTRVCYDRIKEIAVACGKTKEDGVTSDGNVVNDKVKQTFENNHSNAGLIKNENSIGEKTEGTTDENAETSSCLYSSPLLATSSLPSPTTAVTASTGTKKGVDFQNGQVSKTFERTDQLLKSLLTAPRKGESPMTPGDRCSLHPQRNPLFNEPLGELCFNCGEFTGNDISGKKSTEKTSPTPVNVERTLDALILIKGDAVTGSANYDEKSVPNQVLDAEKLGLSPQLCDDLSVVLSSPRYHMLSWVLDWKELNSLCERYLENAEEMRNTNKELKYLNIDYSQFKDWPSEDDTTKDIFFGIEKGYEQWVDMPSDNSEQFGSFQPAGSYKRSSTRRSLDDTTTTDSDSGSVLRVRRTGRQRKIHRLVSSESDYDSAERKLKHFRNTVSSLSDSDSNTQDSQTDSLGSDGCHLETKNKSDKSSGKEANKKRSKSTKLTVESVSHFHMLVNDNVRRTNPNEDASGSDVSSNDIITLFSADMDENKRETIKGSAYTAAAPLIITERRSDPAVLKSLRMFRPQNSKKPTRISQILQKNLLNKSKDNNNLENNTNNVTKFAPMLSTLNLNPKIVLTRTDEVDRKLIRSKKQQRLSTGDITSELMNIQKNMPFSPNKNAMSTYQKQKGNRGANTGKSDLASTNRRRDLNSKSNLGKRKFDILAKAVRDSDILAKNVPGLNSLDMMVPPRMRPTVNVVQLSRNIPQSPNSGSVNSGNTPPRPNRTPSVAGNIQLPGTPSSGGHDSGVGMSPAGQTPPPRSSTLPDVGEEANQPPDGSPTSSMTTNVSSQLEPDSSPRTMPIRRNQQSQSPKKSPSPCSAITTTTTTTTTSSAVATAAASIASEQLQIVCKPDGTYQLASVNPNVVSNQRSVLNLQNMDDGGNVGGFSRQNQHTDNTNTTSRNTYDRLTSTKTVAQSGQNAGLPKFQQAFRKTIYTLSTDASSGATSVPATETLVQAASPQKTTNLSKAVQTSVPNAQQTNPSSGINVQSIANIPTNALQLSTGRQILNIVQSSGNNANVATSPNANQTLTQLVQSVQNASPGVIYTHKIPVTISTTNPSQLNIIPTISHANSIPPGRTPVVKLNIIRATTPLRQQNITGAIQAVLTTPRLQQQQQQQPQQQQQQQQQPPAVRTDSLIGTPIEVPNQVSSTTLEQLREFESVLEQVKERSTIQPQSHQMISTAATTTVQTQTTTQQTQATKQQQQQQQQQQQQQQQVSVSALAQQLLMPTQQVTSNDFTSNGNTVNFQQDIFSQKVSLAYVNQSAAGTGAAKTPNTAPVVVVTSYCQPAASPALSVTSQSSSSPCVTPAPAPIPSAGKTPPTPPSSKTVKKSAPKTVKTSATNTSKASPIPKPQQKPQEDEQTAQRIYAILDEYAEQLRNSPDLNNKPAPRRRSNPPTNPSQSSKRKKSSANKAKPVGQQNSELSPSTDDLGRTMGSEDSSSGVVHVQDSPAAGFPAPEEPTSNVGNVADASAEVRNLTNDSNDGVELNVKRRNLIFAEPGSGQPRAVIVQDAVQATSVSVSEALASVTGKMGSTAVLVPGTNYILPMNLVKGGQQFTIVSSGSKLLATVPATVRTTGNTGVSNTLVLQSFLNQAGKIISQPAQVKQVKIPTLQTLSGNQTLTATQNVQATSVVIPQTGNTGQFAGDTVTEKNNIVGDLTMAKTDTVTGGVAVEPATNAIVVNKSNSTIGLLQRNMNEASESQQICGVITSNPNLTLQGTRLFNSSIHKLSTPAGLKPDNVVCLTPSAAATIAHTSEKKPSQESQVHNEKPVSIQTGATIALAFATQSDVSMLNDTQQQQQQKDTKEVSTEIIPGAKIISPKTVKRKIDDAMDSMSTIVTSKQPGIIDNATQFLVTGGPSSSDSQESPVQQSSESIDVSCKVGNGLLYGNARLQEAWEPEGKVSPDTPWRYVPTSMNSLNIEPLNSRYADNSENVQSVLQIINKGQGIEMAGGQIYQTNTKKYFMNHTLEPFQQYSNKSNLMKTPLTPRLERELLQQKLERKAAAIEREMRLQKSLSEECEDLGVDEPSTSDLFPEADLLFDTNHSPSFDHSSQDASCSQPLGMKSYGGSYFRSLDSSSGSRDASPIADFKVNERRKITSQRTRSSKDSTKRSKREKVEELHLENPAKHLRLTLDNSSQDEASNSNSDISRLSPTNLGSLENDSLKDTGRTKIASRNGSKEGSPSSVSSIPSNMKLDIDLDSESLPPTINVNNVSAASSGDESLTLLSGNTADVTIPSPLSPIAGPMLSTHKYTYTNKKRIASKVTRMDYLSWESPMSERMRSSSDEEDSSISESIGSQPEENALSNGLDDAVQSLKSLSSERRCSYLKKKDKLQVNTRVVLNRGDHKTGSLSKRIKASESIQDSVMVSSDKASEPSDDEASNIALVEPDCRARRSSLRGHVKKGCACCNGSPERPKKKSVKSDHSRLKKRLSAKQTGKKR, encoded by the exons ATGTCTTCGCACATCCAAAAGTCGTGCGTG GGGCTTGAAGCGACACTGAGTGACAGCAAAAAGAAGTACGGTGACAAGGTGAATGCACTTCTGTCCGCCTGGGAGCATGTCACCAATCTCATTCCTGGGGCAACGCCAGAGGCCACCCAAGCTCTCATAGAATGGGTTCACAA CCACACGTTGAAATTGGTACTGCGCGGGGAGTGGCCGAAGTTGTCACCCGCGACAAAGACGCACCTCAGCGTAACCTTACAGAGGTGCGCTTCTCACCTGGTGCAACACCCCGCTGCACCCAGGTGTACTGCACTGATAGCTTTGGTGCACAATCCATGGGCTCGTCCCGCTCTAGACAGCATACTTAACGGCCAACCGGATTCCGAACATGAAGAGg AATTCTGCTGTTCGGAGAAAGGTGAACTGTTAACAATGAGGCTGGAAATACTTTGCGAGGGCCGCTGCGAGGACATAGCGGTGAACCTCGCCGCCGCTTGCGTGCGTTCTCTGCGGCGGAGCGATCGGTTGCGCTCGCTCTCGGATTCTCAACACGTTCATTACATGATCGACGTCTATATTGTCCTCTTGTATAAATTGAAACGCATGCAAGATATATTCGCTCAA TTAAAATTAATGGACCTTCGCGACGGATTGGAGTTGGTCCAAAGACTCAGCGGCGAAAGACCAACGAAATATGGAACTGCGCGTGTTTGGAAAAATTCGATAAAAGCTGCCGAATTGGTTGCACAATATCTCGTTACCGCCGGCATGGTTCGTCCCGTGCCGGACACCGGCGCGAAtattttggaacaaattctgaGCTCGTGGGCGTTGTTGCACTCGAAACTAAAAGACGTCGCGTCCCCGCTGTCGGGGATTATAAGGAAATTGATCGAACCCGCCGAGAGCGCCCAACATATTTACATCTTCTGCGCGGTGCTTGCGAAACAT TTTGGCGACAGCATAAAGCCTCTAGTGATCGAGCTATATATCAGAGCGTTGACGACGGACATGAACGAGCTGGAGAGTCAAAAGGCAAAGTCCGACAAGGAGAAGGTTCGCGAGACAGCGAAACGCTTAAGCGCTCAATTCCTGAAACTGGCCGTTGTGGTTGACAGCAACATCGGTATCGCGCGGGAATGCGTTTTGACTGCGTTTTCTTTGCATCCTACGAGAGTTTGCTACGACAGGATCAAGGAAATCGCTGTGGCGTGCGGGAAGACTAAGGAGGACGGTGTAACGTCGGATGGAAACGTGGTCAACGACAAGGTTAAACAGACGTTCGAGAATAATCATTCCAACGCGGGGTTAATAAAGAACGAGAACAGTATCGGGGAAAAGACCGAAGGGACGACAGACGAAAACGCGGAAACGTCTTCGTGTTTGTACAGTTCCCCGTTACTTGCAACGTCTTCGTTGCCCAGCCCGACCACGGCCGTAACAGCGTCGACGGGGACGAAGAAGGGCGTCGATTTCCAGAACGGCCAAGTGAGCAAGACCTTCGAGAGAACGGATCAATTGTTGAAAAGTCTTTTAACCGCTCCGAGAAAGGGCGAGTCACCGATGACACCGGGCGACAGGTGTTCCCTGCACCCGCAGAGAAATCCGCTGTTCAACGAACCGCTCGGTGAGCTTTGTTTCAATTGCGGCGAGTTCACTGGGAACGATATTTCCGGCAAGAAATCCACAGAGAAGACATCACCGACGCCCGTGAACGTGGAGAGGACGTTGGACGCGTTGATTCTGATCAAAGGCGACGCTGTCACGGGCTCGGCAAATTACGACGAGAAATCGGTACCGAATCAAGTCCTAGACGCGGAGAAACTCGGTCTGTCGCCGCAGCTATGCGACGATTTGTCCGTGGTTTTGAGTAGCCCTCGTTATCACATGCTCAGCTGGGTGCTGGATTGGAAAGAGCTGAACAGTCTGTGCGAGAGATACTTGGAGAACGCCGAGGAGATGAGGAACACCAACAAAGAACTGAAGTATCTTAATATCGATTATTCGCAATTCAAAGATTGGCCCTCGGAGGACGACACCACCAAAGATATATTTTTTGGCATCGAGAAGGGGTACGAGCAATGGGTCGATATGCCTTCGGATAACTCCGAGCAATTTGGTAGCTTTCAGCCTGCTGGATCGTACAAGAGATCCTCGACCAGGAGGAGTCTCGACGACACCACCACCACGGATTCGGACAGCGGAAGCGTGCTTCGCGTTAGAAGAACGGGAAGACAAAGAAAGATTCACAGGCTAGTTTCGTCCGAGAGCGATTACGACAGCGCGGAACGGAAGTTGAAACACTTCAGGAATACCGTCAGTTCGCTCTCCGACAGCGATAGCAACACGCAAGACAGTCAAACGGATAGCCTGGGCAGCGACGGTTGTCATctagaaacgaaaaataaatcgGACAAATCGTCCGGCAAGGAGGCGAATAAGAAACGCTCCAAGTCGACGAAATTGACCGTCGAATCGGTTTCGCATTTCCATATGCTCGTGAACGATAACGTTCGACGCACGAATCCAAACGAAGACGCGAGCGGTTCCGATGTGAGCAGCAACGATATCATAACGCTGTTCTCCGCCGATATGGACGAGAATAAACGAGAAACGATAAAAGGCTCGGCGTACACGGCGGCCGCGCCATTAATAATTACCGAGAGAAGAAGCGATCCGGCAGTACTTAAGTCTCTACGAATGTTCAGGCCACAGAACTCGAAGAAGCCCACGCGAATTTCTCAAATACTACAGAAAAACCTGCTGAACAAAAGCAAGGACAataataatttagaaaataacacGAACAACGTGACCAAGTTCGCACCGATGCTCAGTACGCTGAATTTGAATCCGAAGATCGTGCTGACCAGAACGGACGAGGTCGACAGGAAGTTGATTCGTTCGAAGAAACAGCAACGATTAAGCACCGGCGACATTACTAGCGAGCTGATGAACATTCAGAAAAACATGCCATTTTCGCCGAATAAAAACGCGATGTCCACGTATCAGAAGCAAAAGGGAAACAGGGGGGCGAACACCGGGAAATCGGACTTGGCATCCACCAACAGAAGACGGGATTTGAATTCAAAGTCGAATCTGGGAAAACGAAAATTCGACATTCTCGCGAAGGCAGTCAGAGATTCGGACATATTGGCAAAAAATGTGCCGGGATTGAACTCGTTGGACATGATGGTGCCACCTAGAATGCGACCCACCGTGAACGTAGTGCAGCTCTCCAGAAACATTCCACAGAGCCCGAATTCGGGCTCGGTTAATAGCGGCAATACTCCCCCAAGGCCGAACAGAACTCCGAGCGTGGCTGGAAACATTCAGTTACCCGGTACACCTTCCTCCGGAGGGCACGACAGTGGCGTAGGCATGAGCCCGGCGGGTCAGACACCTCCTCCTAGGTCATCGACGCTTCCTGACGTAGGCGAGGAGGCGAATCAACCACCGGACGGCTCGCCGACTTCCTCGATGACCACGAACGTCTCCAGTCAGCTCGAACCGGATTCGAGTCCCAGAACGATGCCGATTCGTCGGAATCAACAGAGTCAATCACCGAAAAAATCACCTTCTCCTTGTTCCGCTATCACTACGACCACAACCACCACCACGACAAGCTCGGCAGTCGCCACGGCGGCGGCCAGCATCGCGTCCGAGCAGCTTCAGATCGTCTGCAAACCGGACGGTACTTATCAGTTGGCATCCGTGAACCCGAACGTCGTCTCTAATCAGAGGAGCGTTCTTAATTTGCAAAATATGGACGACGGTGGGAACGTCGGTGGTTTCTCGCGGCAGAATCAACACACGGATAACACGAACACAACCAGTAGAAACACGTACGATAGATTAACGTCTACGAAAACGGTCGCGCAGTCAGGACAGAACGCTGGCCTGCCCAAGTTTCAGCAGGCGTTCCGTAAAACTATATACACGCTTTCGACGGACGCGTCGAGCGGCGCCACGAGTGTGCCGGCCACAGAGACTCTCGTCCAAGCTGCATCTCCGCAGAAAACGACAAACCTCTCGAAGGCGGTGCAAACGTCCGTACCGAATGCCCAACAAACGAATCCATCCTCTGGGATTAACGTGCAGTCGATCGCAAACATTCCGACGAACGCGTTGCAGTTGTCCACCGGCAGACAGATTCTGAACATCGTACAGAGCTCTGGGAACAACGCGAACGTGGCGACCAGTCCGAACGCTAATCAGACGCTGACGCAGTTGGTGCAGAGCGTGCAGAACGCCTCGCCGGGTGTGATATACACGCACAAAATTCCTGTTACGATATCTACCACGAATCCGAGTCAGTTGAACATTATACCCACCATATCGCACGCAAACTCGATACCGCCCGGCAGAACGCCGGTAGTTAAATTGAACATTATCCGTGCTACCACTCCTTTGAGGCAGCAGAACATCACCGGAGCCATTCAGGCTGTTTTGACGACACCCAGgttgcagcagcaacaacagcaacaaccgcaacaacaacaacaacaacaacaacaaccccCAGCAGTTAGAACGGACAGTTTAATTGGAACTCCTATCGAGGTACCCAACCAAGTCAGTTCGACGACTCTGGAACAACTGAGGGAGTTCGAAAGCGTGTTGGAACAGGTGAAAGAGAGGAGTACTATTCAACCGCAGTCTCATCAAATGATATCCACCGCCGCTACGACGACCGTACAGACGCAGACAACTACACAACAGACTCAAGCTACcaaacaacaacagcagcagcagcaacaacaacagcaacagcagcaacaggTTTCTGTCAGCGCGCTCGCACAGCAACTCTTAATGCCAACCCAACAAGTCACCAGCAACGACTTCACGAGCAACGGCAATACCGTAAATTTCCAGCAGGATATTTTCTCCCAGAAAGTTTCCCTGgcttacgtgaaccaaagcgctGCTGGGACCGGGGCTGCCAAGACTCCCAACACCGCGCCAGTCGTCGTGGTGACGAGTTACTGTCAACCGGCAGCCTCGCCGGCCTTAAGCGTCACTTCTCAGAGTTCTTCCAGCCCGTGCGTCACGCCAGCACCCGCGCCCATACCATCCGCCGGAAAGACGCCTCCCACGCCGCCCTCTTCGAAGACGGTGAAGAAATCGGCGCCCAAAACGGTCAAGACCAGCGCGACGAACACGTCGAAGGCGTCGCCGATCCCCAAGCCGCAGCAGAAGCCGCAGGAAGACGAACAAACCGCACAGAGGATCTACGCTATATTGGATGAGTACGCGGAGCAGCTGCGAAACTCTCCCGATCTGAACAACAAACCAGCGCCGAGGAGACGATCGAATCCGCCGACGAATCCTAGTCAGTCCTCGAAAAGGAAGAAGTCTAGTGCAAACAAGGCGAAACCGGTCGGTCAGCAGAACTCGGAACTGAGTCCCAGCACCGACGACCTCGGCAGAACTATGGGCAGCGAGGATTCATCCAGCGGCGTCGTGCACGTGCAGGACAGTCCGGCTGCCGGTTTTCCGGCTCCGGAGGAACCCACCAGCAACGTCGGGAACGTGGCCGATGCGAGTGCCGAAGTTCGAAACCTGACCAACGATTCGAACGACGGAGTCGAGTTGAACGTCAAGAGACGGAATCTGATTTTCGCCGAGCCCGGTTCCGGACAACCTAGGGCGGTGATCGTCCAGGATGCGGTGCAAGCGACTTCTGTGAGCGTCAGCGAAGCCCTCGCCTCGGTGACAGGGAAAATGGGAAGCACGGCTGTCCTGGTCCCTGGTACCAATTACATCTTGCCGATGAACCTGGTGAAAGGCGGTCAACAATTCACGATAGTGTCCAGTGGATCGAAACTCCTCGCCACGGTGCCTGCGACGGTCCGAACCACCGGGAACACCGGCGTTTCGAACACCCTCGTACTCCAATCGTTTCTGAATCAAGCGGGAAAGATCATCTCGCAGCCAGCGCAAGTGAAACAGGTCAAGATACCGACGTTGCAAACTCTGTCGGGCAATCAAACGTTGACCGCCACGCAGAACGTTCAGGCCACCTCGGTGGTCATCCCCCAGACTGGAAACACCGGCCAATTCGCGGGGGACACGGTGACGGAGAAGAACAACATCGTCGGTGACCTGACAATGGCGAAAACCGACACGGTCACCGGTGGCGTAGCCGTCGAGCCTGCAACGAACGCGATCGTCGTGAACAAGAGCAATTCCACCATCGGTTTGCTTCAACGAAACATGAACGAAGCTTCGGAGAGTCAACAGATATGCGGCGTTATCACGAGCAATCCGAACTTGACTCTTCAAGGTACGAGACTGTTTAATTCTTCTATACACAAACTGTCGACGCCCGCTGGACTGAAACCCGACAACGTAGTGTGTCTGACGCCATCGGCGGCAGCCACGATCGCTCACACGTCCGAGAAGAAACCGTCGCAGGAGTCTCAAGTTCATAACGAGAAGCCTGTTTCCATTCAAACCGGTGCCACGATCGCGCTCGCGTTCGCCACTCAATCGGACGTTTCCATGCTGAACGATactcaacaacaacagcagcaaaaagacacgaaggaGGTGTCAACGGAAATAATTCCCGGCGCCAAGATCATCTCCCCGAAGACGgtgaaaagaaaaatcgacgatgcTATGG ATTCCATGTCCACGATAGTGACGAGTAAAcagccaggtataatcgacaacGCGACGCAGTTTTTGGTGACCGGTGGTCCAAGCAGTTCCGATAGTCAAGAGTCGCCTGTCCAGCAATCCAGCGAGAGCATCGACGTGTCCTGCAAAGTCGGGAACGGTTTGCTGTACGGAAACGCGAGGCTGCAAGAAGCTTGGGAACCGGAAGGCAAAGTGTCGCCAGACACGCCTTGGCGATACGTTCCTACGTCCATGAATTCTCTGAATATCGAACCTCTGAACTCCAGATACGCCGACAACTCTGAGAACGTGCAGAGCGTCTTACAGATCATAAACAAGGGCCAGGGTATCGAGATGGCGGGCGGTCAGATTTACCAAACAAACACGAAGAAGTATTTCATGAATCACACTTTGGAGCCGTTCCAGCaatattcgaataaaagcaACTTGATGAAGACACCGTTGACCCCTAGACTGGAACGAGAACTGTTGCAACAGAAATTGGAGAGAAAAGCAGCCGCGATAGAACGCGAGATGAGGCTACAGAAAAGTTTGTCCGAGGAGTGCGAGGATCTGGGCGTGGACGAACCGAGTACCAGCGACCTATTCCCCGAGGCGGATCTATTGTTCGACACGAATCACTCGCCGTCGTTCGATCACTCTTCCCAGGACGCGTCCTGCAGTCAGCCGCTAGGCATGAAATCGTACGGCGGTTCCTATTTCCGGTCTCTGGATTCGTCGAGCGGTAGCAGGGATGCCAGTCCCATAGCAGACTTCAAGGTGAACGAGCGCAGAAAAATCACGAGCCAACGTACAAGGTCCTCGAAGGATTCGACCAAGAGGTCGAAGAGAGAAAAGGTGGAGGAATTGCACCTGGAGAATCCGGCGAAGCATTTGCGATTAACCCTGGACAATTCGAGCCAAGACGAGGCATCGAACAGTAATTCCGATATTTCGAGGCTCTCGCCGACGAACTTGGGATCGTTGGAGAACGACTCCTTGAAGGATACCGGTCGAACGAAGATCGCGTCGAGGAACGGCTCGAAGGAGGGCTCGCCGAGCAGTGTATCCAGCATTCCATCCAACATGAAACTAGACATCGACCTGGACTCGGAATCGCTACCACCTACCATCAACGTGAACAACGTGTCGGCCGCGAGCTCGGGCGACGAAAGTTTGACGCTGCTCAGCGGCAATACTGCCGACGTTACCATACCCTCGCCTCTGTCGCCGATCGCCGGTCCCATGCTATCCACGCACAAATATACTTACACCAACAAGAAGCGGATAGCATCGAAGGTGACGAGAATGGATTACCTGTCGTGGGAGAGTCCGATGTCCGAGAGGATGAGATCGAGCAGCGACGAGGAGGACTCTAGCATAAGCGAATCGATCGGCAGTCAACCGGAGGAGAACGCTCTGAGCAACGGCCTCGACGACGCCGTGCAGAGCCTGAAATCTCTGTCGAGCGAGCGACGTTGCagttatctaaaaaaaaaagacaaattGCAGGTGAATACGAGGGTGGTGTTGAATCGAGGCGATCACAAGACCGGTAGCCTCTCGAAACGCATCAAGGCCAGCGAGTCGATCCAAGATTCGGTGATGGTGTCCAGCGACAAGGCCTCCGAGCCATCGGACGACGAGGCGAGCAATATCGCGTTGGTCGAGCCCGACTGTCGTGCCAGACGATCGAGCTTGCGCGGCCACGTTAAAAAGGGTTGCGCGTGCTGCAACGGTTCGCCGGAAAGACCGAAGAAGAAGTCCGTCAAGTCGGATCATTCGAGGCTAAAGAAACGACTATCCGCGAAACAGACCGGAAAGAAAAGGTAG